One part of the Pseudoalteromonas aliena SW19 genome encodes these proteins:
- the pbp4b gene encoding penicillin binding protein PBP4B, with product MFTAFKNQRCSYIKKAFIAALSFIVVGCSTPSEPISSVLPLTKSQLVELPNAQVVVTFPEVNPSSRFYVNNRGTFKAYKGRGQLLIQNHNAQSADIYINNQKLDVNQLSANTLYNYSLAKNTHNGVNTFKVENILPAGASLTLRFAFPTLSDEPKKLVDFTEVDTLIERDVKAGFPGAVLAVVKNGELIKLTAYGDAKQYQQSDLMLLRPEPMQTNTLFDLASNTKIFATNFALMKLVSEGLLNINKPVQSYLSEYKGGGRVQRTVKELLTHSAGYPPVFDFHRKDGSYGDAFYSQNSKTTKQLLLTSVPFSSKSSGQPIYSDIDYMILGVLIERITGQPLDKYLEQQVYAPLKLTNTLFNPLKKGFKPQQFAATELSGNTRDGRIKFDNVRTSVLQGQVHDERAYYSLDGVAGHAGLFSNAQDLAVLCQLLLNSGGYGDQQLFSASALAQFLTPQESDETYGLGFRLAGNNQARRWHFGPYASAQAYGHTGWTGTVTVIDPAYDLAIVLLTNARHSAIKGSQKRYEFTGKQFETAQYGSVVSLIYEALLNQ from the coding sequence ATGTTTACTGCTTTTAAAAATCAAAGGTGTAGTTATATAAAAAAAGCATTTATAGCGGCGTTAAGCTTTATTGTTGTGGGTTGTAGTACACCATCTGAGCCTATTAGCTCGGTGCTACCACTTACAAAAAGCCAACTTGTAGAGCTGCCTAATGCACAAGTGGTTGTAACGTTTCCTGAGGTAAATCCAAGTAGCCGGTTTTATGTAAATAACCGAGGAACGTTTAAAGCTTACAAAGGGCGCGGGCAATTATTAATACAAAACCATAACGCACAAAGCGCCGATATTTACATTAATAATCAAAAGCTCGACGTTAACCAACTGAGCGCCAACACCTTATATAATTACAGTTTGGCAAAAAATACTCACAACGGTGTTAATACCTTTAAAGTTGAAAATATTCTCCCTGCTGGCGCAAGCTTAACACTGCGTTTTGCATTTCCTACTTTAAGCGATGAACCAAAAAAGCTCGTAGATTTTACTGAAGTAGACACATTAATTGAACGCGATGTAAAAGCGGGTTTTCCTGGGGCTGTGTTGGCTGTTGTTAAAAATGGAGAGCTAATAAAGTTAACCGCCTATGGCGATGCAAAACAATATCAGCAAAGTGACTTAATGCTACTTCGCCCAGAGCCAATGCAAACTAATACCTTGTTTGATTTGGCCTCAAACACCAAAATATTTGCCACCAACTTTGCACTTATGAAATTAGTAAGCGAAGGGCTATTAAATATTAATAAACCCGTGCAAAGCTACCTAAGCGAATATAAAGGCGGAGGGCGAGTACAACGTACAGTAAAAGAGTTACTCACTCACAGCGCCGGATACCCGCCAGTATTTGACTTCCATCGCAAAGATGGCAGTTACGGCGATGCGTTTTATTCGCAAAATAGTAAAACGACCAAACAGCTATTACTTACCAGCGTGCCTTTTAGTAGTAAATCATCTGGGCAGCCTATTTATTCAGATATTGATTACATGATTTTAGGTGTACTAATTGAGCGTATTACTGGGCAGCCCCTTGATAAATACCTAGAGCAGCAAGTGTATGCGCCACTAAAATTAACTAACACGTTATTTAATCCTCTTAAAAAAGGCTTTAAGCCGCAGCAATTTGCAGCCACTGAGCTTAGCGGCAACACACGAGACGGGCGCATTAAGTTTGATAATGTTCGCACCAGTGTTTTACAAGGACAAGTGCATGATGAGCGCGCTTACTACTCACTTGATGGCGTAGCAGGGCATGCGGGGCTATTTAGTAACGCCCAAGACTTAGCTGTGCTTTGCCAGCTATTATTAAATAGCGGCGGCTACGGCGATCAGCAATTATTTAGTGCAAGTGCCTTAGCGCAATTTTTAACGCCGCAAGAAAGCGATGAAACCTACGGACTTGGCTTTAGGCTTGCCGGTAATAATCAAGCAAGGCGTTGGCACTTTGGCCCTTATGCAAGCGCACAAGCTTATGGGCACACAGGTTGGACGGGGACGGTAACCGTAATCGACCCCGCTTACGATTTAGCTATTGTTTTACTTACTAATGCTCGTCATAGTGCCATTAAAGGCTCGCAAAAACGTTACGAATTTACAGGCAAACAATTTGAAACCGCACAGTACGGATCGGTGGTGTCGCTTATTTATGAAGCGCTACTAAATCAATAA
- a CDS encoding sce7726 family protein, whose protein sequence is MTSKENLFKITKTDKKSGPLLARIFSSSVFNELANKGFSPTLNLIIKELDIEVGRYKSLSELFECTYNKLSKVYRNEYLYKNSIANKILLGKYSLNTASMISEFRIAKSKADAMILNGTSHIYEIKTELDSLERLDQQLTDYQCFSEFVSVVTDKKHVSKLLDKIPHKVGLIEFTSRDTFKIIKKPLSNLENLCKSVQFDALRQSEYINIINQYYGFIPTVPNTLLYKECRKLFQDIPIDVVHGYILKELKNRSFSKQKKELVINAPKSLKVSTLCSKLSSKQINNLSLALSRGILQ, encoded by the coding sequence ATGACTTCAAAAGAAAATTTATTTAAAATTACAAAGACAGATAAAAAATCCGGGCCGCTTTTGGCACGCATTTTCTCGTCTTCAGTTTTTAATGAATTAGCAAACAAAGGTTTCTCACCAACGCTTAATTTAATAATTAAAGAACTTGATATTGAAGTTGGGCGTTACAAGAGCTTAAGTGAACTATTTGAATGTACATACAATAAGCTGTCTAAGGTTTATAGAAATGAATATCTTTATAAAAACTCAATAGCAAATAAAATTTTACTTGGGAAGTACTCGTTAAATACGGCGTCTATGATATCTGAGTTTCGAATTGCAAAAAGCAAAGCCGATGCGATGATTTTGAATGGAACATCTCATATATATGAAATCAAAACAGAACTTGATTCTTTAGAACGCCTAGACCAGCAACTGACTGATTACCAATGCTTTTCTGAGTTTGTTAGTGTGGTGACAGATAAAAAACATGTATCCAAACTATTAGATAAAATTCCCCATAAAGTAGGCCTAATTGAGTTCACTTCGAGAGATACTTTTAAAATAATTAAGAAACCATTATCTAATTTAGAAAACCTTTGTAAGAGCGTTCAATTTGATGCATTGAGACAAAGTGAATACATTAACATAATCAATCAATATTATGGTTTTATACCTACGGTGCCCAATACGTTACTCTATAAAGAGTGTAGAAAGTTATTTCAGGATATACCTATTGATGTGGTTCATGGGTACATATTGAAAGAACTGAAAAATAGAAGTTTTTCAAAACAAAAAAAAGAGTTAGTTATTAATGCACCAAAATCTTTAAAGGTTTCGACACTCTGTAGTAAGTTATCTAGTAAACAAATAAATAATTTGTCTTTAGCATTGTCTAGAGGCATACTTCAGTGA
- a CDS encoding exo-beta-N-acetylmuramidase NamZ family protein translates to MFKTLFITLFFIFSATLISSAQANEANNSLVVGAQQYAKYLPQLKNKRVGLVVNQTSTVGQTHLVDALLTKNINITKIFAPEHGFRGDHDAGAHVKNAVDSKTGISLISIYGKNKKPSRTALADVDVIIFDIQDVGVRFYTYISSMHYMMEAAAEQGIEFLVLDRPNPNIAYVDGPILEPEFKSFVGMHPIPVLHGMTVGELANMIKGEGWINKAPDLKLTVIPVDHYTRKSIYSLPVKPSPNLPNDQAIALYPSLCFFEATPISIGRGTDFAFQVIGYSPVALGDFSFTPRAIKGAALNPKFKNKTVQGLDLRQTNITGLNLTYLINAYTELSKNNISFFERADFMDKLAGTNKLRLAIEAGQSEAQVKQSWQAGLVQFKAQRAPYLLYK, encoded by the coding sequence ATGTTTAAAACCCTATTTATTACGTTATTTTTTATTTTTAGCGCTACTCTTATTTCCAGCGCACAAGCCAACGAAGCTAATAACTCTCTTGTGGTAGGTGCGCAGCAATATGCTAAATATTTACCGCAGTTAAAAAATAAACGCGTAGGGCTCGTAGTTAATCAAACATCAACGGTAGGGCAAACTCACTTAGTCGATGCTCTGCTGACGAAAAACATAAACATAACTAAAATTTTTGCACCTGAGCATGGCTTTCGCGGCGATCACGATGCGGGCGCCCATGTAAAAAATGCCGTTGATAGCAAAACCGGTATTTCGCTTATTTCTATTTATGGTAAAAATAAAAAACCAAGCCGAACTGCTTTAGCCGATGTTGATGTCATTATTTTTGATATTCAAGATGTAGGCGTACGTTTTTATACCTACATAAGCTCTATGCACTACATGATGGAAGCCGCTGCAGAGCAGGGGATAGAATTTTTAGTACTCGACAGACCCAATCCAAATATTGCCTACGTTGATGGGCCAATATTAGAGCCAGAATTTAAATCGTTTGTAGGTATGCACCCCATTCCTGTGTTACACGGCATGACGGTTGGCGAGCTTGCCAACATGATCAAAGGTGAGGGTTGGATCAATAAAGCACCTGATTTAAAATTAACTGTGATCCCTGTTGATCATTACACTCGCAAAAGTATTTACAGTTTGCCTGTAAAACCCAGCCCTAATTTGCCTAACGATCAAGCCATTGCGCTTTACCCGTCACTTTGTTTTTTTGAAGCAACACCTATCAGCATTGGTAGAGGCACCGACTTTGCGTTTCAAGTAATTGGCTATTCGCCAGTTGCATTAGGTGATTTTAGTTTTACACCGCGCGCAATTAAAGGCGCTGCTTTAAACCCTAAATTTAAAAACAAAACCGTACAAGGGCTCGATTTAAGACAAACAAACATCACAGGTTTAAATTTAACTTACTTAATAAATGCGTACACGGAGCTTTCTAAAAACAACATCTCGTTTTTTGAACGCGCTGACTTTATGGATAAACTAGCGGGTACTAATAAACTACGCTTAGCTATTGAAGCAGGGCAATCAGAAGCGCAAGTAAAACAAAGTTGGCAGGCGGGGCTTGTGCAATTTAAAGCGCAAAGAGCGCCTTACTTGCTATATAAATAA
- a CDS encoding TrkA C-terminal domain-containing protein: protein MTLHIFDIEIVEYTLSDVSRVSGRSLSHAALPESVVVAMFTRGPSIIPPRGSTKLKPNDHLFVVLKPDNRPFVDLVFTATDKTNHQDSHLAHNELKVKGVTLVGDIFYSYHMQIDAPEEISLEEVINQKLSGEVSKGDIVVIGNVQIRVITMVHTRIVTIGLKYLNNPEKRLLKP, encoded by the coding sequence CTGACCCTTCACATTTTTGATATAGAAATTGTAGAGTACACTTTAAGTGACGTTTCTCGGGTTTCTGGGCGCAGTTTGTCACATGCTGCACTTCCTGAGAGTGTGGTTGTTGCTATGTTCACACGAGGCCCGTCAATCATACCGCCACGAGGATCAACTAAGTTAAAACCAAACGATCATTTATTTGTTGTTTTAAAACCAGATAACAGACCTTTTGTTGATTTAGTTTTTACAGCAACCGATAAAACAAACCATCAAGATAGCCACTTAGCGCACAACGAACTTAAAGTGAAAGGGGTTACCTTGGTAGGTGATATATTTTACTCTTATCACATGCAAATAGACGCCCCAGAAGAGATAAGCTTGGAAGAAGTGATCAACCAAAAGCTTTCAGGAGAAGTCAGTAAAGGCGATATTGTTGTTATTGGTAATGTGCAAATACGCGTTATAACAATGGTGCATACACGCATAGTTACCATTGGCTTAAAGTACTTAAACAATCCAGAAAAGCGACTTTTAAAGCCGTAA
- a CDS encoding carboxymuconolactone decarboxylase family protein: MQRANYYTVEPELMTYLINQEALIKQKVEASFGLTIWELLKLRASQLNQCAYCLAMHSKQALEYGESINRIIALNAWQDTPLYNEKERAALALCEKLTLSQNIDDDFYLVLAELFDQPSLVTLTVAINAINSWNRMVKMFKPTVEFNER; this comes from the coding sequence ATGCAAAGAGCTAATTACTATACAGTTGAACCCGAGTTAATGACCTACTTGATTAATCAAGAAGCACTGATCAAACAAAAAGTCGAAGCGAGCTTTGGATTAACAATTTGGGAGCTACTAAAACTAAGAGCATCACAGTTAAACCAATGTGCGTATTGCTTAGCAATGCATAGCAAACAAGCGCTGGAGTATGGCGAAAGTATTAACCGTATTATTGCCCTCAATGCGTGGCAAGACACGCCTCTTTATAACGAGAAAGAGCGTGCTGCATTAGCGCTTTGCGAAAAGTTAACCTTGTCACAAAACATTGATGATGACTTTTATCTTGTTCTTGCCGAGTTATTTGATCAACCAAGTTTAGTTACCCTCACTGTGGCAATCAATGCTATAAATAGCTGGAATCGCATGGTGAAAATGTTTAAACCGACTGTTGAGTTTAATGAACGATAA
- a CDS encoding Na+/H+ antiporter NhaC family protein — MHWYSILPPLIAIAIVFWRKEVIMALLVAVASSEFLLAFQGEGNSVFDTFLNTIERIISVASSPGNTRILIFSILIGALLAYIRESGGVAATVNMLMNKGIAKSKRQVGFLTMFTGIAVFIESNLSVLTSGILSRGLFDKFKMSRARLAYIIDSTSAPVCILILLNGWGAFVLGLLGNYELGESAVSVLWGSVGYNFYAIITLAIVFYTIAFDKVHGPMKEAEEKLELQTTDLKEEVKGSKARYMLIPLITLITSMVGFMYYTGNGVLAEGSGSKSVLYATVLAIVVAYFLMIGSRKFTHHQLVDTGFKGMGELMPLVAIVLLSLTLGASLKELGTGVFVASLVGDYLPIYLIVPVLFLTGAVMSFTTGTSWGTFAILIPIGVPLIQALGLPPSLVVGAILGGGIFGDHCSPISDTSAVSAIASGCDLLTHVKTQLPYALFGGGLTFLAYLVTSILVL; from the coding sequence ATGCATTGGTATTCTATTTTACCGCCGCTAATTGCGATTGCTATCGTGTTTTGGCGAAAAGAAGTGATTATGGCGCTACTTGTTGCCGTTGCTTCTTCTGAGTTTCTACTCGCCTTTCAGGGCGAAGGTAATAGCGTGTTTGACACTTTTTTAAATACCATTGAACGTATTATTTCGGTTGCCAGCTCGCCAGGTAATACACGCATATTAATATTTAGTATTTTAATTGGTGCACTGCTTGCCTACATTCGCGAATCTGGCGGCGTTGCAGCAACCGTTAATATGCTAATGAACAAAGGCATTGCAAAAAGTAAGCGCCAAGTGGGCTTTTTAACCATGTTTACCGGCATTGCGGTGTTTATAGAATCGAACCTGAGCGTACTTACCTCGGGTATTTTATCGCGTGGCTTATTCGACAAATTTAAAATGAGCCGAGCGCGTCTAGCGTACATTATTGACAGCACCAGTGCGCCAGTGTGTATTTTAATACTGCTTAACGGCTGGGGTGCATTTGTACTTGGTTTGTTAGGTAACTACGAGCTAGGTGAGTCGGCGGTATCGGTGTTATGGGGCAGCGTAGGGTATAACTTTTACGCCATAATTACCCTTGCCATTGTTTTTTATACCATCGCGTTTGATAAAGTGCATGGCCCAATGAAAGAAGCCGAAGAAAAACTAGAGCTTCAAACAACTGACTTAAAAGAAGAAGTAAAAGGCTCTAAAGCGCGTTACATGTTAATCCCGCTTATTACGCTTATTACCAGCATGGTTGGCTTTATGTACTACACCGGTAATGGTGTACTAGCCGAGGGCAGCGGTTCTAAATCAGTATTATATGCAACGGTTTTAGCCATTGTTGTCGCTTACTTTTTAATGATTGGTTCTCGTAAATTTACGCACCATCAATTAGTTGATACCGGTTTTAAAGGCATGGGCGAATTAATGCCACTGGTCGCCATTGTACTGCTTTCGCTTACACTTGGCGCAAGCTTAAAAGAGCTTGGCACCGGCGTATTTGTAGCGTCACTGGTTGGCGACTACTTACCTATTTACTTAATCGTACCGGTGCTGTTTTTGACCGGCGCGGTAATGTCGTTTACTACGGGTACATCGTGGGGCACGTTTGCCATATTAATCCCAATTGGTGTGCCACTTATTCAAGCGCTAGGTTTACCGCCATCGCTTGTGGTAGGTGCTATTTTGGGTGGTGGTATATTTGGCGATCATTGCTCGCCTATATCCGACACCAGCGCTGTATCGGCTATTGCATCAGGGTGTGACTTACTTACCCACGTTAAAACGCAGCTACCGTATGCCTTATTTGGTGGTGGTCTTACGTTTTTAGCGTACTTAGTCACAAGCATACTTGTGTTATAA
- a CDS encoding sce7725 family protein: protein MYYPYLRGKQNELILLRENAELISKSQISPIIEPVKSNLNPLLKSFRVLISELCSFSIIINPIYGDFSFDNTALIDCLNEEGILDYENLNVALICDEDTDINTLEKYIKDYPDNNITLIHYGFTDGRELEKLLSNFKNQFTHIFIEKFAQKRYRRIFTKDKRILIKDGFNKQKSNKDYPAKEHFSELHIMYEDENMDGFGDFLINGDEYSESGGPAYAVAIHLTYLDEDDEDDMFIKHYISDSNSSPADPGGKFLEALTKLVNDTDPKVFASKAHQEFLKLAQRQHYPGLGYVKKLSMQHHLESIADFLK from the coding sequence ATGTATTACCCTTATCTTCGTGGCAAGCAAAATGAATTAATTCTACTAAGAGAGAATGCAGAGTTAATATCTAAATCACAAATCTCACCAATAATTGAACCTGTAAAAAGTAATCTGAACCCTCTGCTCAAATCATTTAGAGTTCTAATCTCAGAGCTCTGTAGCTTCTCTATAATAATTAATCCTATATATGGTGACTTCTCATTTGATAACACTGCATTAATTGATTGTCTAAATGAAGAAGGGATTCTCGATTATGAAAATTTAAATGTTGCACTAATATGTGATGAAGATACTGATATTAATACTTTAGAGAAGTATATAAAGGATTATCCAGATAACAATATTACACTAATCCATTATGGATTTACTGATGGTCGAGAGTTAGAGAAACTTTTATCAAACTTCAAAAATCAGTTCACACATATATTCATTGAGAAGTTTGCGCAAAAGCGATATCGCAGGATTTTTACTAAAGATAAAAGAATCTTAATTAAAGATGGGTTCAATAAACAAAAATCTAATAAAGACTACCCAGCTAAAGAACATTTTTCTGAGCTTCATATCATGTATGAAGATGAAAATATGGATGGATTCGGGGATTTTCTGATTAATGGTGATGAATATTCTGAGTCAGGTGGGCCAGCATACGCTGTAGCTATACACTTAACATATCTTGATGAAGATGACGAAGACGATATGTTCATAAAGCACTACATTTCAGATAGTAATAGTTCTCCAGCAGACCCTGGTGGTAAATTTTTGGAAGCGCTAACAAAACTAGTTAATGATACCGACCCTAAAGTATTTGCGTCTAAAGCACATCAAGAATTTCTTAAACTAGCTCAAAGGCAGCATTACCCAGGATTAGGATATGTTAAAAAGCTGTCTATGCAGCATCATTTAGAGTCAATAGCTGATTTTTTAAAGTAA
- a CDS encoding sigma-70 family RNA polymerase sigma factor, translating into MLLSIKSWLFEMPSKDCMASYAKSGDNRYLEQLIALYSNDLYHYLVTQSNTHLAYDVSQQTWLKVIEKRHLYQAQTTPKAWLFKLARNTLIDEYRKQQRFVELDENTHLPAQKDKNESDLTIDSSNINYEAFDAALKQLSFVQREAITLQQEGFSLADIELITQSNHESVKTRLRYAKQNLKRLLGANNEQA; encoded by the coding sequence ATGCTACTAAGTATTAAGTCATGGTTATTTGAAATGCCAAGCAAGGACTGCATGGCAAGTTACGCAAAAAGTGGCGACAATCGTTACTTAGAGCAGCTTATTGCCCTCTACAGTAACGACTTATACCACTACCTTGTTACGCAATCTAATACGCATTTAGCATACGACGTAAGCCAACAAACATGGCTAAAAGTAATCGAAAAACGCCACCTTTACCAAGCACAAACCACACCCAAAGCGTGGTTATTTAAACTTGCCCGCAACACACTCATTGACGAATACCGCAAGCAGCAGCGCTTTGTAGAACTTGACGAAAACACGCACTTACCAGCACAAAAGGATAAAAACGAAAGTGACTTAACTATAGACAGCTCAAACATAAATTACGAAGCGTTCGACGCTGCGCTAAAACAACTTAGCTTTGTACAGCGCGAAGCCATTACCTTACAACAAGAAGGCTTTAGCCTTGCCGACATAGAGCTTATAACGCAAAGCAACCATGAGAGCGTAAAAACGCGGCTGCGCTATGCCAAACAAAACCTTAAACGTTTATTAGGAGCAAACAATGAACAAGCCTGA
- a CDS encoding energy transducer TonB: MHTLEVPNNPVFIKTSTAVIGGAAMTFAAFAFMQYLISGEQRAPVKPGGDIIVEIFQAPEDSKLRHIQKIQPPPPMPKVPPKAPPLDTSPDPVLAISDFTPITIDDFGGDINNTINRPTGDATPIVRINPKYPTTAARDGIEGWVQLSFSISPTGEVIDPVVINAEPKRTFDREAIRAIKRWKYRPKVIEGVAQLQTGQTVQLDFKLDNSI, translated from the coding sequence ATGCACACACTTGAAGTACCTAACAACCCAGTATTTATTAAAACATCGACCGCCGTTATTGGCGGTGCCGCAATGACCTTTGCAGCTTTTGCGTTTATGCAATATTTAATAAGTGGCGAGCAACGCGCACCGGTTAAACCGGGGGGCGATATTATAGTAGAGATTTTTCAAGCGCCTGAGGATTCAAAGCTAAGGCACATACAAAAAATACAGCCGCCACCACCAATGCCTAAAGTGCCGCCAAAAGCTCCACCACTTGATACATCGCCTGATCCTGTATTGGCGATTAGCGACTTTACACCGATTACAATTGATGATTTTGGTGGCGACATTAACAACACCATTAATCGCCCAACAGGGGATGCAACACCCATAGTGCGCATAAACCCTAAATACCCAACCACAGCCGCGCGCGATGGTATTGAAGGTTGGGTGCAACTAAGCTTTAGTATTTCGCCAACGGGTGAGGTAATCGACCCAGTAGTTATTAACGCCGAGCCAAAACGTACCTTTGACCGCGAAGCAATAAGAGCTATTAAACGCTGGAAATATCGCCCCAAAGTAATTGAAGGTGTGGCACAATTACAAACAGGTCAAACTGTACAGCTCGATTTTAAATTAGATAACTCTATTTAA
- a CDS encoding RES family NAD+ phosphorylase — MEYCGGCLNSEFISEDIAVKSTKNGDCQICGSKNVALIGIEHLHNLFNSLIELYKPHESGELLISLLKKDWLLFGEVPDDRISKLLHGVKYGDENLALNYISVAQQTELFDWISFKEELKHVNRFFPTTFPQHDALASLISYLSAEVPIENSNYYRARIQKTSKESFPPKEMGAPPKTLASNGRANPFGISYLYVASTENTAVSEVRPHNNEYITIANFIAKEELKLVDLRSPRKTIVPFRYSEASLKNIYQGLNLLEMLGEELTKPVSQSKAQLEYLSSQYLCEFIKSQGYDGVTYESALGDGDNYAIFDEQKLECISIGQVKVTSVKISHDKIII, encoded by the coding sequence ATGGAATATTGTGGCGGTTGTTTAAACTCAGAATTTATTAGTGAAGACATAGCTGTAAAGTCTACTAAAAATGGTGATTGCCAGATTTGCGGAAGCAAGAATGTTGCACTAATAGGAATAGAGCACTTACATAATTTATTTAACTCTTTAATTGAGCTTTATAAACCTCATGAGAGCGGGGAACTATTAATTTCTCTATTAAAAAAGGATTGGTTATTATTTGGGGAGGTGCCAGATGATAGAATAAGTAAACTTTTACATGGAGTTAAATATGGCGATGAAAATTTAGCGTTAAATTATATTTCAGTGGCTCAGCAGACAGAGTTATTTGATTGGATATCCTTTAAAGAAGAGCTTAAACATGTAAATCGTTTCTTCCCTACAACTTTTCCACAGCATGATGCATTGGCTTCTTTAATTAGTTATCTTTCAGCAGAAGTACCTATTGAAAATTCAAACTACTATCGAGCTCGGATTCAAAAAACATCTAAAGAGTCATTTCCACCCAAAGAAATGGGAGCTCCACCTAAGACACTTGCTAGTAATGGGAGAGCAAATCCCTTTGGTATTTCTTACTTATACGTTGCTTCCACCGAAAACACTGCTGTTTCAGAGGTGAGACCACATAATAATGAATATATAACAATCGCAAATTTTATAGCTAAGGAAGAGCTAAAGTTGGTAGATTTAAGATCCCCTAGAAAAACCATCGTGCCATTTAGATATTCTGAGGCTAGCTTAAAAAATATTTACCAAGGGTTAAATTTACTAGAGATGTTAGGTGAAGAACTGACTAAACCAGTTTCACAGTCCAAGGCTCAATTAGAATATCTATCAAGTCAATATTTATGCGAATTCATAAAATCCCAAGGTTATGATGGAGTGACTTATGAAAGTGCTCTTGGTGATGGAGATAACTATGCTATTTTTGATGAGCAAAAACTAGAATGTATAAGCATAGGCCAAGTTAAAGTTACCTCCGTAAAAATATCTCATGATAAAATTATTATTTAA
- a CDS encoding DUF3087 domain-containing protein has protein sequence MQLIEINKARYRKHLNRVIAGCGIGLAVGSLAISQTLIALFPDESGSHFHWNLIGVAITSVGLAWLLNKYRTHSFMTEVVYVWELKKALNKITRKMAKLKAAGREGNADALLAIHYSYAGSRLLWQLDDNLITMDDLAIKQAELESVAAQHNVTLNVEDYDASILKQF, from the coding sequence ATGCAACTCATTGAAATAAATAAAGCACGTTACCGTAAACATTTAAACCGTGTTATTGCAGGATGTGGTATTGGTTTGGCTGTAGGCAGCTTGGCTATATCGCAAACGCTGATTGCTTTATTTCCTGATGAAAGTGGTAGCCACTTTCATTGGAACTTAATAGGCGTTGCTATTACAAGCGTTGGGCTTGCGTGGTTACTTAATAAATACCGTACACATAGCTTTATGACTGAAGTTGTTTATGTGTGGGAGCTTAAAAAAGCACTTAATAAAATAACCCGTAAAATGGCTAAGTTAAAAGCCGCTGGCCGTGAAGGTAATGCCGATGCGTTATTAGCGATTCATTATAGCTACGCGGGCTCTCGGTTATTGTGGCAGTTAGACGATAACCTAATCACTATGGACGATTTAGCCATTAAACAAGCTGAGCTTGAATCTGTTGCAGCACAACATAACGTAACGCTTAATGTTGAAGATTACGATGCAAGTATTTTAAAACAGTTTTAA
- a CDS encoding helix-turn-helix domain-containing protein, with protein MNDKLLLELYSPTGNIANYVQALWFARAQFSGESWLPCDGAQGVIFLISGQLNLAGKPLSLPYFMQTISTQSEKVTFTAGSIFCGIRFKPAGLAHLKKVNHSLVAPTTLTGIAQALNQHASLDSFIDLLSAHFNVPEVHHHTIEHTQTLIHKIINLTPLTTAYDDSPKGRRQLERYVKNTCGITAKHLARIYRVRQAKKLIKESPQLSLAQLALECGFADQSHLNNEFNVILQITPAKYKKLIHQ; from the coding sequence ATGAACGATAAACTATTACTTGAGCTTTATAGTCCAACGGGCAATATCGCAAATTATGTACAAGCACTTTGGTTTGCTCGCGCCCAGTTTTCAGGTGAGAGCTGGCTACCCTGCGATGGTGCCCAAGGGGTGATATTTTTAATTTCTGGGCAGCTTAACTTAGCTGGCAAACCATTAAGCCTCCCCTATTTCATGCAAACCATATCAACTCAATCAGAAAAAGTGACATTTACTGCAGGCTCCATTTTTTGTGGGATTAGGTTTAAGCCCGCAGGGCTTGCTCACCTAAAAAAGGTTAATCATTCCCTTGTTGCCCCAACCACTTTAACGGGTATTGCACAAGCGCTTAATCAACATGCGAGTCTAGATTCATTTATTGATTTATTATCAGCACACTTCAATGTACCAGAAGTACATCATCATACTATTGAGCATACACAAACACTGATCCATAAAATAATCAATCTTACCCCACTTACTACTGCTTACGATGATAGCCCAAAAGGCAGAAGGCAATTAGAGCGTTACGTAAAAAATACCTGCGGCATTACCGCCAAACACTTAGCACGTATTTACAGAGTCAGACAGGCCAAAAAATTGATAAAAGAAAGCCCACAGCTAAGTTTGGCACAACTCGCTCTTGAATGCGGTTTTGCTGATCAATCCCATCTAAACAATGAATTCAATGTCATTTTGCAAATAACTCCCGCCAAATATAAAAAGTTAATTCATCAGTGA